GAAGTTGTTCGCAGACCTTGCGGAGGTTGCTGGTGCACGCACCGTCCGCGTCGACGTACGAGGGGAGGCGACTGTCGGTGACGCACTCGACGCACTCGTCGGGTCGCATCCGTCACTCGAATCGCGCGTGTTCGCCGACGATGGCGAGTTGTACGACCACATCAACGTCCTGCGAAACGGTGAGAACGCGGCGCTCGACGACGCCGCCGAAGTTGGCGACGAACTCGCGCTCTTCCCACCTGTCAGCGGTGGGTGACTCCCGAATCGAAGCGCTGTTTCACGTCATCGCGTCGGAGCGAATCTCTGGATTTTCACGGACGAACGCGACTAACTCGGAGACGTAGGACTCGAACGCCGGCGGTTCGATACCGGTTCCCGAGAGGTGTTTTCGCGCGTTTCCACCGACGTAGCGAGTCGGGTGCGTGAAGTACGGAAGCGTCTCGGGTTCGATATCGACGACGTCTCTGAGTGTCTCCCACCGGTGTAGTGCTGACTGTGTCACCCCAACTGGTGTCGGTACGGGGACACCGACGCGGTCTGTGGCGTCCAGGAGCATCCGGACGAACTCGCGAATCGTCGGTGGATTCGGGTCGCACAACTGGTAGGTGACGTTCTTCGAACGGTCGAGTTGCGAGAGGTAGTCGATGGCGTCGACGACGTAGTCCCGCGGGACGACGTTCAACTCGCTCGCGTCGGGGTCACCGAGCCGGGGAACGACTGCGACTCGTGGTTGCCGGAGCAATAACTGAATCAAGTAGTAGGGGCCGTCGTACTTCTGGGTCTCTCCGGTTCGACTGTCGCCGACGACGATAGCCGGCCGATAGACGGTCGCCGGAACCTCGTCCATTCGGTCGCGGACGAGGACTTCGGCGTGGAACTTCGTCTCTTCGTAGTGGTTGTTGAACGACTGTCCCACGTCGAGGTCGGATTCGGTGAAGACGCCGTCGTACCGGCCGCTGACGTAACACGTGCTGACGTAATGGAGTCGGTCGACACCCGCGGATTCGGCGAAGTCGAGGACGTGTCGCGTTCCGTCGACGTTGACCGCCTGTCCGACGTCGGGCGAGACGGCGAGGTCGTAGACGGCGGCGAGGTGGAACACCTCCGTCACGCGCGATTCGAGGTCGGTGCGCGTCGTCTCCGAGAGTCCGAGCGCGGGGTCGGTGATGTCGCCTTCGACGAGTGTGAGTGTCTCGTTCCACTCCGGGCCGAGGAGGTCAGCGGCGCGTGACACTGCCGCATCACGATAGCGTGGTTGGACGAGACAGACGAGTTCGTCGGTCCGGTCGGCGAGGCGTTCGACCAGTGCGCTCCCCAGAAACCCGGGAAAACCGGTGAGGAAGACGGTCATGGAAGCGCCTCTGAGATGCGTTTCCAGACGCGGAGGCCGAGTGTCGCGCCCTCGGCCCAGACCTGTTTTCCGCGCTTCGGCGGCGAGAGGAGCCCCAGTCGTTGGGTCGCAACCGTCTGTGACTCCGTGTACTTGAGCAGACCGTGACGGCCGTGGCGACGGCCGATACCGGACGCTTTCATCCCTCCCATCGGCGCGTCGATGGACGCCCACGCTGCGGCGTAGGCTTCGTTGACATTGACGGTCCCCACCTCGAGTCGTGCGGCGACCTGTTCGCCACGTTGGGTTCGTTCCGTCCAGACGCTCGCGTTCAACCCGTACGCGGAGTCGTTCGCGCGCTCGATAGCCTCGGAGACGCTCTCGACCTCGTACAGCGAGACGACCGGGCCGAACGTCTCTTCGTCGGCGAGCGTCATCTCCGGCGTCACGTCGGTCACGATTGTCGGTTCGTAGAAGTACGGGCCGAGGTCTGGCCGGGCGCGCCCCCCTGTGAGGACTGTCGCGCCCTTCTCGACGGCATCTTCGACGTGGGACTCGACTTTCTCCAGCAACTCACGGTCGAGAAGCGAGCCGACGTCGTGGTCGTAATCGTACCCTGCATCGAGCGTCAGTCCGCGCGTCTCTCGAACGAGTGCGTCGCGGAAGTCGTCGGCGACTGCCTCGTGGACGTAGATTCGTTCGAGAGAGATGCACAGTTGCCCTGCGTTGGCGAAACATCCCCGGACTGCTCCGCGAGCGGCTTTCTCTACGTCGGCGTCGTCGAGGACCAACAGAGGGTTCTTTCCGCCCAGTTCGAGCGAGCACGCCGTGAGGTGACGACCTGCGGTTTCGGCGACGATGCGACCAACGTCCGTACTCCCAGTGAAACTCACGTAGTCGACGCCTTCGATGAGCGGGTCACCGAGTGTCGGCCCCTCACCCGTCACGACCTGAAAGACGTCCTCTGGAAGGCCGCACTCGCGGAGGAGTTCGAGCGCCCAGAGTGCCGTAAACGGTGTTCCCTCGTCAGGTTTGAGGACGATTGCGTTCCCTGCGAGTAAGGCCGGAATGGACTCCGAGACAGACAGTGAGAGCGGGTAGTTCCACGGCGAGATGATGCCGACGACGCCGACGGGGTGGTGATGTTCGACGGCCTTCGTCAGCAGTGGTATCGCACCCGTTCGTTGTTTCGACGTGAGTGCTCTGTCGGCGTGGTTCGCGTAGTATCTGGCCGTCGCGGCAGCGTCGAGCACCTCTTCGAGCGCGTCTGCGCGTGCTTTGCCCGTCTCGGTTTGGATCACGTCGAGCAGCGACTCGCGACGGTCGAGGAGGGCGTCGTGAAATCGGCTGAAGACGGCGACTCGGTCTTCGATTGGCCACGTGGCCCACTCGGTGCCCGCCGTCCGCGCATCGGAAACTGCCGCTCGAACGTCGTCGGGCGTACACAGTGGGACTTCGCCGACGACACTGTCGTCGTACGGGGCACGAACGGGAAGATCAGGACGGTCGTCGAGAGGAGAGACGAGTCGGGCGAGTTCGTCCAGTCGGGTTGCGGAGACCGGAGCGGAGGGGGCGTTCGTCATACTACCCATACCAGCGAGGCGACTATAGTAGTGATTACACGTCGGGAGAAACTGAGAAGAACGAAAACGAGCGTTCGAGAGTTACTCTTCGGGGCGCGGGAGTGCCGTAAAGAGCGTCTGGACGATAGAGAACGGGTCGTAGACGGACTGGTGGCACTGACAGTAGACACCGTCTTCTGCGTTGAACTTCGCGGCGTCAGCGGCCTGCTTGTATCCGGGGACACAGCAGAAGTGCGTACACTTGTTGAGCCACGCGATGACACCCTGGTCCGTCGCAGCGGCGAGGAAGTCGTTGTCCTGTGCTGCTTCCTCGATACGGCTCGAGCGGAGCACCTGAATCGGCATGGTATCTTCGGTGTCCTCTGAACGCCACGTCCCGGTTGCGGGCTTGCCGAGGCCGGCGCGTCCGATGCCGTTACCCCACGACTCGTAGTCGTCGAAGTCGTTGACGTTCAGTCTGTCACCGTCACTGTAGACTTCCTGCTGCCACTCGTATCCGCCGGAGTCGGAGCGGAAGTAGTTGTCAGACTCGAAGTCCGGTGCCATGCCCTCGTAGGACTGCACACCGCAGTACTGGAACCATGCCTGAGAGTACGTGACACCGGTTCCCTTGTAGTCGTCCGTCTGTGCAACCTGGGCTTCGACACCGCCCTGGGTAATCGTCTGTATTTCCGGCCAGACGCCTTTGATGAAGCCCTCGCCGTCGATTTCGATTGGAATGACCGGCATTCCGCGCGGCGCGGGACCGCCGGTGTTCTCGATGGCGTACGCCTGTGTTGGACCGCCACCTGCGCCCGGTGAGGTGGTTGCGGAGTTGATTGCGGCCGCGCCAGTCGTTCCCACGCCAGCGAGCGCCGCTCCCCCGACGACGCCCTTGACGAACCGACGACGACCCGAATCGGCGGGGTACTTGTCGCTATCGCTCATACCCTGAAGTTCGACCCGTCCAGTAAAAGCGTGACGAATCCACCGTGTTAGTACACCCCACGAAATCACCGCCCTCAGTAGTGTGGGATACTAATAACGCGGATTTTGGCGTTTGGAGTGAAATTCACCAGTCGTTTACAAACATTCGTTTAGAACGTCATTTCGGGCAATTTTTCGACCGTACTCGTGGACTTTTACAATGAGTACTCATATTCGAGTAGGAGATGCGATTGCACACCAGAGACGTCAGACAGGACGTCCGCGAGCTTGGGGCGTTGCTCGGGGACGTTCTGGAGGCACAGACCTCTACGGCGTCGTTCGAGACG
The genomic region above belongs to Haloferax marinisediminis and contains:
- a CDS encoding ubiquitin-like small modifier protein 1 — its product is MEWKLFADLAEVAGARTVRVDVRGEATVGDALDALVGSHPSLESRVFADDGELYDHINVLRNGENAALDDAAEVGDELALFPPVSGG
- a CDS encoding SDR family oxidoreductase — protein: MTVFLTGFPGFLGSALVERLADRTDELVCLVQPRYRDAAVSRAADLLGPEWNETLTLVEGDITDPALGLSETTRTDLESRVTEVFHLAAVYDLAVSPDVGQAVNVDGTRHVLDFAESAGVDRLHYVSTCYVSGRYDGVFTESDLDVGQSFNNHYEETKFHAEVLVRDRMDEVPATVYRPAIVVGDSRTGETQKYDGPYYLIQLLLRQPRVAVVPRLGDPDASELNVVPRDYVVDAIDYLSQLDRSKNVTYQLCDPNPPTIREFVRMLLDATDRVGVPVPTPVGVTQSALHRWETLRDVVDIEPETLPYFTHPTRYVGGNARKHLSGTGIEPPAFESYVSELVAFVRENPEIRSDAMT
- a CDS encoding succinic semialdehyde dehydrogenase → MTNAPSAPVSATRLDELARLVSPLDDRPDLPVRAPYDDSVVGEVPLCTPDDVRAAVSDARTAGTEWATWPIEDRVAVFSRFHDALLDRRESLLDVIQTETGKARADALEEVLDAAATARYYANHADRALTSKQRTGAIPLLTKAVEHHHPVGVVGIISPWNYPLSLSVSESIPALLAGNAIVLKPDEGTPFTALWALELLRECGLPEDVFQVVTGEGPTLGDPLIEGVDYVSFTGSTDVGRIVAETAGRHLTACSLELGGKNPLLVLDDADVEKAARGAVRGCFANAGQLCISLERIYVHEAVADDFRDALVRETRGLTLDAGYDYDHDVGSLLDRELLEKVESHVEDAVEKGATVLTGGRARPDLGPYFYEPTIVTDVTPEMTLADEETFGPVVSLYEVESVSEAIERANDSAYGLNASVWTERTQRGEQVAARLEVGTVNVNEAYAAAWASIDAPMGGMKASGIGRRHGRHGLLKYTESQTVATQRLGLLSPPKRGKQVWAEGATLGLRVWKRISEALP
- a CDS encoding ubiquinol-cytochrome c reductase iron-sulfur subunit, which gives rise to MSDSDKYPADSGRRRFVKGVVGGAALAGVGTTGAAAINSATTSPGAGGGPTQAYAIENTGGPAPRGMPVIPIEIDGEGFIKGVWPEIQTITQGGVEAQVAQTDDYKGTGVTYSQAWFQYCGVQSYEGMAPDFESDNYFRSDSGGYEWQQEVYSDGDRLNVNDFDDYESWGNGIGRAGLGKPATGTWRSEDTEDTMPIQVLRSSRIEEAAQDNDFLAAATDQGVIAWLNKCTHFCCVPGYKQAADAAKFNAEDGVYCQCHQSVYDPFSIVQTLFTALPRPEE